The following proteins are encoded in a genomic region of Sneathiella marina:
- a CDS encoding biotin-dependent carboxyltransferase family protein has protein sequence MPINVKTAGLSVTIQDLGRPGYYHLGIPMGGAMDRLALRAANLLVGNDEGAAALEAVFIGPELEFTEDALIAVTGGELPPKLDGETMETWTTIKVKSGQILTFDYLRSGARAYIAVSGGIDTAPALGSRSTYAIGALGGVEGRAIAPGDVLPIGASRGSIAEGTTLPKELRRTPGNPVELRVLPGLYWHRLTDAAGERFFSETWKVASEADRMGYRFQGGTPIEFVERKQPFGAGSDPSNITDSCYPYGSIQIPGGTEPIILHRDAVSGGGFFTIGAVISADMDLIGQLQPHTPTKFVKVNMHTALAARRERSALIEGIRDVIT, from the coding sequence ATGCCAATTAACGTTAAAACAGCAGGACTATCGGTAACAATACAGGACCTGGGCCGGCCGGGTTACTACCACCTTGGAATTCCCATGGGGGGTGCGATGGATCGCTTGGCTTTACGTGCTGCCAATTTGCTTGTCGGTAACGACGAAGGTGCCGCGGCACTCGAAGCCGTTTTTATCGGTCCAGAACTGGAATTCACGGAAGATGCGCTCATTGCAGTTACAGGGGGAGAACTACCTCCAAAACTCGATGGCGAGACAATGGAAACCTGGACAACCATAAAAGTAAAATCCGGGCAAATTCTCACATTTGACTATTTGCGATCCGGAGCCCGTGCGTATATAGCGGTTTCCGGGGGGATCGACACAGCTCCAGCACTAGGAAGTCGGTCGACCTACGCCATTGGCGCCTTGGGAGGAGTTGAAGGCCGTGCTATCGCGCCGGGTGATGTATTGCCGATTGGGGCGAGCCGAGGGTCCATAGCGGAGGGCACTACACTTCCAAAAGAACTTCGCCGCACTCCTGGAAATCCGGTAGAATTGAGGGTCCTCCCAGGCTTGTATTGGCACCGCTTGACGGATGCAGCAGGAGAACGTTTTTTTTCAGAAACCTGGAAAGTTGCCTCTGAAGCAGATCGCATGGGGTACAGGTTTCAGGGCGGCACTCCTATAGAGTTTGTTGAGAGGAAACAACCTTTTGGTGCGGGCTCCGATCCATCGAACATTACTGATTCCTGTTATCCTTATGGTTCGATTCAGATCCCGGGCGGTACCGAACCAATTATTCTTCACCGTGATGCTGTATCGGGAGGTGGATTTTTCACCATCGGCGCCGTGATATCGGCCGATATGGATTTAATTGGTCAATTACAACCGCATACACCAACAAAATTTGTGAAGGTCAACATGCATACCGCCCTTGCAGCGCGCCGTGAAAGATCGGCACTGATTGAAGGAATTCGAGATGTGATTACTTAA
- a CDS encoding 4-aminobutyrate--2-oxoglutarate transaminase — protein MTDNATMQIRKNEAIAQGVGMMTQIYAERAENAEIWDIEGNRYIDFAAGIAVVNTGHRHPKVIEAVKRQLDHFTHTCHQVVPYSNYVHLAERLNKLVHGDFDKKTVFVTTGAEAVENAIKIARAATGRTAIVSFSGGFHGRTFMGMALTGKVFPYKAGFGAMPGDVYHVPFPIELHGVSVEQSLAALETLFKADVDPSRVAAIILEPVQGEGGFYEVPSGFFESLRELCDEHGILLIADEIQTGFARTGTLFAMEQHGVAADLTTMAKGLAGGFPLAAVTGKAEVMDAANPGGLGGTYGGNPLGIAAAHAVLDVIEEEDLCDRSMILGNRLKQRLQGIREEVPEIADVRGPGFMNAVEFSDAKTGKPSPEFANAVKSRALEKGLILLTCGVQGNVIRFLSPITIEDNIFQEALEILETSIREVYSAKAKTK, from the coding sequence ATGACTGACAATGCAACCATGCAAATCCGAAAAAATGAAGCGATAGCCCAGGGTGTTGGCATGATGACTCAAATTTATGCTGAACGAGCAGAAAATGCTGAGATTTGGGATATAGAGGGTAATCGATATATTGATTTTGCCGCCGGGATCGCTGTCGTTAACACCGGCCACCGCCATCCAAAAGTAATTGAGGCGGTGAAGAGGCAGTTGGATCATTTCACGCATACATGTCATCAAGTTGTGCCCTATTCAAACTATGTCCACCTGGCCGAGCGATTGAATAAACTGGTACATGGAGACTTTGATAAGAAAACTGTCTTTGTAACTACCGGCGCCGAAGCCGTAGAAAACGCGATCAAGATCGCGCGGGCTGCGACAGGGCGCACAGCGATCGTCTCCTTTTCGGGCGGTTTTCATGGCCGTACCTTTATGGGAATGGCCCTGACAGGGAAGGTGTTTCCCTACAAGGCTGGTTTCGGAGCAATGCCAGGTGATGTTTACCATGTACCTTTTCCCATCGAATTACATGGCGTATCAGTTGAGCAGTCTCTGGCTGCCTTGGAAACATTATTTAAAGCCGATGTAGATCCATCGCGAGTAGCCGCAATCATTTTGGAGCCGGTACAGGGTGAAGGCGGTTTCTACGAAGTGCCGAGCGGTTTCTTTGAATCCCTGAGAGAGCTATGTGACGAGCACGGAATTTTGCTGATCGCCGATGAAATCCAAACGGGATTTGCCAGAACAGGTACGTTATTTGCGATGGAACAGCACGGTGTTGCGGCAGATCTTACCACGATGGCGAAAGGGCTTGCAGGTGGATTCCCTCTGGCAGCGGTAACCGGTAAGGCGGAGGTCATGGATGCTGCCAACCCCGGCGGCCTTGGTGGAACATATGGTGGAAATCCCCTTGGTATTGCTGCGGCGCATGCAGTTCTGGATGTAATCGAGGAAGAGGATCTTTGTGATCGCTCGATGATCCTTGGTAACCGATTAAAACAGCGGCTTCAAGGGATACGGGAGGAAGTTCCAGAGATAGCGGATGTAAGAGGTCCGGGTTTTATGAATGCAGTTGAGTTTAGTGACGCCAAGACAGGAAAACCGAGCCCAGAGTTTGCTAATGCCGTAAAATCCAGGGCTCTTGAGAAAGGGCTTATTCTTCTAACTTGCGGTGTTCAGGGGAATGTCATCAGATTCTTGTCTCCAATAACAATTGAAGACAATATTTTTCAAGAAGCTTTGGAGATCCTAGAGACATCTATTCGGGAAGTCTATTCTGCAAAAGCCAAAACAAAATGA
- a CDS encoding ABC transporter substrate-binding protein: MTAAPSIKKSKPTLRVLGTAVTLIEPIRKEAEKDLGINLEFTILDGTEAQRKGAMHPESFDVYDQWFHDLDLIWPANSIGPIDVSRIHNWEQINLLPKAGKLVGSSHTGLHGDPSKRLYVQLDGTLGQSPSGQISMLPTVHNADSFVVPEELADKITSWACLLDPKWSGRVVLQRDAAIGCLDILLALSAKKEFQAADIGNLELEEIDELAKVLRRYRTKGHFRSIWADEIDAIAAIDGNTPIIGSMWWSGLIALRAKGIPVTMATPTEGYRGWFGGIALSRRLDDRTKDAAYEYLNWWLEGHAGALATRNGAYMSNPQASRRYLSKAEWDFWYGGKPAREIIRNTFGAPVFKKGDVRPGGAYEERMSKVVVWDTIMDEHNYLVRHWDYALGL; this comes from the coding sequence TTGACTGCAGCTCCCAGCATAAAAAAAAGCAAGCCCACACTTCGTGTCCTGGGCACTGCTGTCACTTTGATCGAACCGATCAGAAAAGAAGCAGAGAAAGATCTGGGTATAAATCTGGAATTTACGATTTTGGATGGCACCGAAGCGCAGAGAAAAGGCGCTATGCATCCAGAAAGTTTCGATGTTTATGATCAATGGTTTCACGACTTAGATTTGATCTGGCCCGCCAACTCCATCGGTCCAATAGACGTGAGCCGTATTCACAATTGGGAGCAAATCAACTTACTTCCAAAAGCAGGTAAGTTGGTTGGCAGCTCTCACACTGGATTGCACGGTGATCCTAGCAAACGCCTTTATGTTCAGCTGGACGGTACATTGGGTCAGTCTCCTTCCGGGCAGATTAGTATGTTGCCAACAGTGCATAATGCAGACAGCTTTGTTGTGCCGGAAGAATTGGCGGACAAGATTACGAGCTGGGCTTGCTTGCTGGATCCAAAATGGTCAGGCCGTGTGGTATTGCAGCGGGATGCTGCAATTGGCTGCCTTGATATATTATTGGCCCTGTCCGCAAAAAAAGAATTTCAAGCAGCAGATATAGGAAATCTGGAACTGGAAGAAATAGACGAATTGGCAAAGGTTTTAAGGCGCTATCGTACAAAAGGCCATTTTAGAAGCATTTGGGCGGACGAGATTGACGCAATAGCTGCGATAGATGGAAATACGCCAATCATTGGATCCATGTGGTGGTCCGGGTTGATTGCGTTAAGAGCAAAAGGTATCCCTGTGACAATGGCAACGCCAACTGAGGGGTATCGTGGGTGGTTTGGTGGTATCGCATTATCTCGCCGACTTGATGATCGAACTAAAGACGCGGCCTATGAATATTTGAACTGGTGGTTGGAAGGGCATGCGGGCGCTCTGGCCACCCGGAACGGTGCATACATGTCCAATCCACAAGCATCTCGGCGTTATCTTTCAAAGGCCGAATGGGATTTCTGGTATGGGGGAAAACCGGCGCGGGAAATCATTCGAAACACCTTTGGAGCGCCGGTCTTTAAAAAAGGGGATGTGCGTCCAGGCGGAGCTTATGAAGAGCGAATGTCGAAAGTTGTTGTTTGGGATACAATTATGGATGAACATAATTATCTCGTGCGTCACTGGGATTATGCCCTAGGCCTTTAA
- a CDS encoding GntR family transcriptional regulator: MESKNASITKRPTPRYLEIANLLSRAIERGSLEANTVLTEEPVARLFDTSRTPVRKAFAELFENGVLRQFEGRGYIVAGKNSSNEPQRITLTLSHLGLDEVDKISKQPRIISQRIAGDFEKSLLRALPFGVYQINEQMAADYYQVSRTVIRELLSRLNQRGLVTKDERSHWLIGPLTTRDVDNHYAIRSKLEPLALFESAQLISSQEIRAMWERAQAVYDQGSSRKKSECDVLEEDLHVHLLAKSKNSPLLTMISQSQSTLVINNLFFSTVGSTPPLSSIREHIIVLDFVMRKAFDMAAQALEQHIVLAAARSRNRLKTFSVFIEPELPQFLIRQKY, translated from the coding sequence ATGGAAAGTAAAAACGCCTCTATTACAAAACGCCCGACACCACGCTATCTCGAGATTGCCAACCTTCTTTCTAGGGCGATTGAGAGAGGCAGCCTCGAAGCTAATACGGTGCTGACAGAAGAACCTGTTGCGCGACTGTTTGACACCAGCAGAACGCCCGTTAGGAAAGCTTTTGCAGAACTTTTTGAGAACGGTGTATTACGGCAATTTGAAGGTCGTGGATATATCGTCGCGGGGAAGAACAGTAGTAATGAACCACAACGCATTACATTGACACTAAGTCATCTTGGCCTCGACGAGGTCGACAAAATTTCCAAGCAACCAAGAATTATCTCTCAGCGGATTGCCGGAGATTTTGAGAAATCCCTACTTCGTGCCCTGCCTTTTGGTGTGTACCAGATCAATGAACAAATGGCCGCGGATTATTATCAAGTTAGCCGCACTGTAATTCGCGAATTACTATCGCGGCTTAATCAGCGCGGCCTCGTAACAAAAGATGAACGTTCCCATTGGCTTATTGGCCCACTTACAACACGCGATGTGGATAATCACTACGCTATTAGAAGCAAGCTAGAGCCACTTGCCCTGTTTGAAAGTGCGCAGCTCATTTCTTCCCAGGAAATACGGGCAATGTGGGAGCGAGCTCAAGCTGTATATGATCAGGGATCATCACGAAAAAAATCTGAATGTGACGTGCTTGAAGAAGACCTCCACGTCCATCTACTTGCAAAATCAAAAAACAGTCCATTGCTAACTATGATCAGTCAAAGCCAATCAACTTTGGTCATCAACAATCTCTTTTTCTCAACTGTTGGCTCAACACCTCCCTTATCTTCTATTCGGGAGCATATCATCGTATTGGATTTCGTAATGCGAAAGGCATTTGATATGGCCGCGCAAGCCTTGGAGCAGCACATTGTTTTGGCGGCGGCCCGAAGTCGCAACCGATTAAAGACATTTTCAGTTTTTATAGAACCTGAACTACCGCAATTCCTAATTCGGCAGAAATACTAA
- a CDS encoding ABC transporter ATP-binding protein, producing MMELRGLEKSYGGKPAIKDLSLDIHKNEYLTLLGPSGSGKSTLLRLIAGLEQPDRGGVFLDNAALLNMPAHMRNLGFVQQKYALFPHMAVFDNVAFGLRYRHLNPLDDEAEIRTKVMDMLELVGLSDLEMRKVGQLSGGQKQRVSVARTLVCEPKICLLDEPLGALDANLRERMAIELRRIRAALGVTFLHVTGNETEALAMGDRVVVLDNGCIRQVDIPEKIFTKPTSIQVAKFVNAYNLFPGKGRPEKFEYCDHKFPLRGDAGAARYYGIRYDQMRVSYQNDGQAGLSAKFVTSEFEGARIKYFFECPDVGVFEAEVHLGEEGLGRLQQGEEYYVSWDPNQALLFDGAGELMSGFGATEGLQ from the coding sequence ATGATGGAGTTGAGGGGATTGGAGAAATCATATGGTGGAAAGCCCGCCATAAAGGATTTATCCCTCGATATACACAAGAACGAGTATCTCACTCTGCTGGGGCCATCCGGATCAGGTAAATCCACCTTGTTGCGCTTAATCGCCGGTCTGGAGCAGCCTGACAGAGGAGGTGTTTTTCTAGACAATGCAGCGCTGCTAAATATGCCTGCTCACATGCGAAACTTGGGTTTCGTTCAACAAAAATACGCGCTTTTTCCACATATGGCCGTGTTTGATAATGTTGCGTTCGGATTACGGTATCGCCATTTAAATCCGCTTGACGACGAAGCTGAGATCCGGACAAAAGTGATGGATATGCTAGAGCTCGTCGGCCTCTCCGACCTGGAAATGCGCAAAGTGGGTCAACTCTCAGGCGGTCAAAAGCAAAGGGTATCTGTCGCCCGAACACTTGTATGTGAGCCTAAAATCTGTCTTCTAGATGAGCCGTTGGGAGCACTGGATGCAAACCTTCGCGAGCGAATGGCGATAGAATTACGCCGCATTAGAGCTGCTCTTGGAGTCACATTCCTTCATGTAACCGGAAACGAGACTGAAGCTCTTGCCATGGGCGATCGCGTAGTCGTTCTGGATAATGGGTGTATTCGACAAGTTGATATACCTGAGAAAATATTTACCAAACCGACTTCGATCCAAGTTGCAAAATTTGTCAATGCTTACAATTTGTTTCCCGGCAAAGGACGACCAGAGAAATTTGAATACTGTGACCATAAATTTCCACTACGCGGAGATGCCGGCGCAGCTCGCTACTACGGCATTAGATATGACCAGATGCGGGTCTCCTATCAAAATGACGGTCAAGCAGGTTTATCAGCAAAATTTGTCACCAGTGAATTCGAAGGCGCACGTATCAAGTATTTTTTTGAATGTCCTGACGTCGGCGTGTTTGAGGCGGAAGTACATCTTGGTGAGGAGGGGCTAGGACGCCTTCAACAAGGAGAGGAATATTACGTTTCATGGGATCCGAACCAGGCGCTGCTATTTGATGGAGCAGGAGAACTTATGAGCGGGTTCGGCGCGACGGAGGGTTTACAATGA
- a CDS encoding ABC transporter permease, translated as MTDIKTPSVSNFDQETPVTAANNARKKSHFLLLAPGVFWMILFLVIPLAMMVYVSFWTQTTFAVNPTLTAKSWITFFSSETYVNALLRTGRLWLTVLVLTFVIGYPVALFVGQLVRSETLRTILLVTCVIPFWTSFLIRVLAWRPMLGKEGAVNILLQKFGLISTPIDVLLFTEFSVVIGLVQIYVVFMVGPIAFMLGRIDHSLLEAARDLGASTWTIFRKIIFPLSLPGVAVGAIFVSVMVLGEFATPAALSGRKVNLLGNIIVTQVGSLKWAFAAVVGVVLTIVMALVITALLRIVNLRKEL; from the coding sequence ATGACTGACATAAAAACTCCCTCCGTAAGTAACTTTGACCAAGAAACTCCAGTTACTGCAGCGAATAATGCGAGAAAGAAAAGCCATTTTCTGTTGTTGGCGCCCGGTGTTTTCTGGATGATCCTCTTTCTTGTCATTCCTCTGGCGATGATGGTTTATGTGAGCTTTTGGACGCAAACAACCTTTGCTGTTAATCCCACTCTTACTGCGAAATCCTGGATAACGTTCTTTTCGTCAGAGACCTATGTGAACGCGTTGCTTAGGACAGGCAGACTCTGGCTGACTGTTCTCGTACTAACATTTGTTATTGGGTATCCTGTCGCTCTTTTTGTCGGGCAGCTCGTTCGCTCCGAAACTCTACGTACAATTTTGCTCGTGACATGTGTCATCCCATTTTGGACATCTTTCTTGATACGCGTATTGGCATGGCGGCCAATGCTTGGAAAGGAAGGTGCCGTAAATATACTGCTACAAAAATTCGGCCTGATCTCAACGCCGATCGATGTTCTTTTGTTTACAGAGTTTTCAGTCGTCATTGGTCTGGTACAGATTTATGTCGTGTTCATGGTTGGACCCATCGCCTTCATGCTTGGCCGCATAGATCACAGCCTTTTAGAGGCAGCTAGAGATCTTGGCGCGTCAACTTGGACAATATTTCGCAAGATAATATTTCCCCTAAGCCTCCCTGGCGTCGCAGTCGGAGCGATTTTCGTTTCAGTAATGGTACTGGGTGAATTCGCTACGCCTGCGGCGTTATCCGGAAGGAAAGTAAACTTGCTCGGAAATATAATTGTAACGCAGGTTGGATCCTTGAAGTGGGCATTTGCGGCTGTTGTTGGTGTCGTTTTAACTATCGTGATGGCGCTGGTAATCACAGCCTTGCTCCGCATCGTCAATCTTAGAAAAGAGCTATGA
- a CDS encoding ABC transporter permease, translating into MYHLNGLRWVLGCFTALFLVFLYGPFVVMTILSFQQGPEGGPQFPIIEWSTFWYKHVLSIAEPSRVAPLPIGDALLRSLTLAFATMVVATLLGTLSAQAFRRNFKGSGVVFYLIVLGMMVPGVLLGLGMALVADQFDIARTWWGTAFALHVVYTFPFAFLVMLAIFNRFDKTLEEASWMLGVNPVKTFRKVTFPMIFPGVLSSMLFAFTLSYDEFPRTLFTGGSEATMPIAIYGTFSVEIHPNLFAFGVLTTLASFALLTIYGVLMALSVRRSKIQSSGLQEEIA; encoded by the coding sequence ATGTATCATCTTAATGGGCTTCGCTGGGTTCTCGGTTGTTTTACGGCCTTGTTTCTGGTTTTCCTCTATGGGCCATTTGTCGTCATGACAATCTTGAGCTTCCAGCAAGGGCCGGAAGGGGGCCCGCAATTTCCCATAATCGAATGGTCAACCTTCTGGTATAAGCATGTGCTTTCCATTGCAGAGCCGTCAAGGGTCGCGCCGCTTCCCATAGGTGATGCATTGTTGCGTTCATTGACATTGGCTTTTGCGACAATGGTTGTGGCTACCCTTTTGGGAACTTTATCAGCGCAAGCCTTCCGTCGTAACTTCAAGGGATCTGGCGTCGTTTTCTACCTCATCGTCCTCGGAATGATGGTGCCTGGTGTGTTGCTCGGATTAGGTATGGCACTCGTGGCTGATCAATTCGATATTGCGCGCACATGGTGGGGTACAGCCTTTGCCCTTCATGTTGTCTATACGTTTCCTTTTGCCTTCCTCGTTATGTTGGCCATATTCAATCGCTTCGATAAAACCCTCGAAGAAGCATCATGGATGCTTGGTGTAAATCCGGTCAAAACTTTCCGAAAAGTTACGTTTCCAATGATTTTTCCGGGAGTGCTGTCCTCAATGTTATTTGCCTTCACTTTGAGCTATGACGAGTTTCCAAGAACCCTGTTTACCGGTGGTTCCGAGGCAACAATGCCGATCGCCATTTATGGCACCTTCTCTGTTGAAATTCATCCAAACCTGTTTGCCTTTGGTGTCTTGACCACATTGGCTTCGTTCGCTCTTTTGACAATTTATGGCGTGCTTATGGCGCTATCCGTCCGCCGATCAAAAATTCAAAGCTCCGGCCTGCAGGAGGAAATTGCGTGA
- a CDS encoding SDR family NAD(P)-dependent oxidoreductase, translated as MTRLSEKLAVVTGAGAGIGRAIAYRLSEEGAKVVVTDLNIEAAEETAKQIIAAGNTALAVQGDVASSVDVEKAFAICEAAWGSCNLLVNNAGIAQQISFVDMKIEDWDRMMSVHLRGCFLSCRRAIPTMCKSRDGVIVNIASQLGQIGGVELAHYSAAKAGIIGFTKALAREISNTGVRVNAVAPGPINTELVTSLSEDWRKTKAEELPLGRFGEPEDVAATVAFLASEDARIYVGQTLGPNSGDVML; from the coding sequence GTGACGAGATTATCTGAAAAACTGGCAGTCGTGACCGGCGCAGGTGCAGGCATTGGTCGCGCGATTGCATATCGCTTGTCGGAAGAGGGGGCAAAAGTAGTTGTTACTGATCTCAACATTGAGGCGGCCGAAGAAACGGCGAAACAAATAATTGCTGCGGGAAATACAGCTTTGGCTGTTCAAGGAGATGTTGCCTCCTCGGTTGATGTTGAAAAGGCGTTTGCGATTTGTGAGGCGGCCTGGGGCAGCTGCAATCTTCTTGTTAATAATGCCGGAATTGCCCAGCAGATTTCGTTTGTCGATATGAAAATTGAAGACTGGGATCGGATGATGTCAGTTCATCTTCGCGGCTGCTTCCTTTCCTGTCGTCGAGCGATCCCGACGATGTGTAAATCAAGGGACGGTGTAATCGTCAATATTGCCTCACAGCTTGGCCAGATCGGCGGGGTTGAGCTTGCCCATTACTCAGCTGCGAAAGCTGGAATTATTGGTTTTACGAAGGCTTTGGCGCGTGAAATCTCAAATACCGGCGTACGGGTAAACGCTGTCGCACCTGGGCCAATAAACACTGAGCTAGTGACTTCACTCTCGGAGGACTGGCGGAAAACAAAGGCGGAAGAATTGCCCCTGGGGCGCTTCGGCGAACCTGAGGACGTTGCCGCAACGGTTGCCTTTTTGGCTTCTGAAGATGCGCGAATTTATGTCGGACAAACTCTAGGCCCAAATTCGGGCGATGTAATGCTTTGA
- a CDS encoding SDR family NAD(P)-dependent oxidoreductase, with the protein MSEKKTVLITGAGIGIGRATAKAFGAAGYRVFVTDILKAEGNQVAEEINEAGGTAEFNKLDVRSTGQVNALVASIEKMWGALDVVVGNAGIAHRVPLGEMTDQKWDETFDIDLKGIFRVVRATAPTMRAAGKGSVIAVSSIMGVAYGWDEHAHYSAAKAGVVGLVRALAVEFAQEGVRVNGIAPGYIKSAQTLSEQHSLGPEGLEKAAEFIPMGRVGQPEEIADVILFLASNAARYMTGQTVVVDGGLLVGRY; encoded by the coding sequence GTGAGCGAAAAGAAAACGGTACTCATTACTGGCGCCGGAATTGGCATAGGCCGAGCGACTGCCAAAGCTTTTGGTGCCGCTGGATACCGTGTTTTTGTTACCGATATCCTGAAGGCTGAAGGTAATCAAGTTGCTGAAGAAATTAATGAGGCTGGTGGTACGGCCGAATTTAACAAACTGGACGTTCGATCGACAGGGCAGGTAAATGCTTTGGTCGCATCAATTGAAAAGATGTGGGGCGCGCTTGACGTTGTGGTTGGGAATGCTGGCATTGCACATAGAGTTCCACTTGGCGAAATGACAGACCAAAAATGGGATGAGACGTTTGATATAGATCTTAAAGGAATTTTTCGCGTCGTTCGAGCAACTGCGCCGACTATGAGGGCGGCAGGTAAAGGCTCGGTCATAGCAGTCTCGTCGATCATGGGAGTCGCTTATGGATGGGATGAACATGCCCATTATTCCGCGGCTAAAGCTGGAGTGGTCGGCCTTGTTCGTGCGCTCGCTGTAGAATTTGCGCAAGAAGGAGTCCGGGTGAACGGAATCGCGCCTGGGTATATCAAAAGTGCTCAAACCCTTTCCGAACAACATTCTCTTGGGCCGGAAGGTTTAGAGAAAGCCGCGGAATTTATTCCGATGGGCAGGGTCGGCCAGCCAGAAGAAATTGCCGACGTCATCTTATTTTTAGCTTCCAACGCCGCCCGGTACATGACTGGTCAGACCGTGGTCGTCGATGGAGGTTTGCTAGTGGGTAGATACTGA
- a CDS encoding ABC transporter substrate-binding protein — MNNKFSLNRRQLLAGAGTAAVIGGAGLLNSQSAFAANLGDQSLRTVGLSVTVQERILNDFKSKSGVGDVSGKADIFPNTQTELLSGSDAYDVWETIGERLPAMTSTGTIRPVPTSKLSNWGNIRDTFTKVDPRMEPRAQISGQIWADADKTELWMVPTVYNYDSIGYRPDLVSAEEANTWTALFDPKFKGKTGLNVDPLIAFGQAILAMNSLGLLEVPNPGNPNIEEIDEAAKFLIAKKKEGQFRALWGDFGELVNLLASGEMILADAWQPAVMAVKAQGIPCSYAVPKEGYRGWAIGISAISNSPNIDAVEAYADYWLSGPPAVTVSEQGYYSPTTNVKEAMDPDKYAFWYEGKPWVGAPERGIKDGDLRDGGSLKERASHVNYWHQWPDEYDHLILRWDEFLSA; from the coding sequence ATGAATAACAAGTTTTCACTAAATCGCAGACAGTTACTGGCAGGCGCCGGTACTGCAGCAGTTATTGGGGGGGCGGGATTGTTAAACAGCCAGTCCGCTTTCGCTGCAAATCTTGGTGACCAGAGCCTCCGCACTGTTGGCCTTTCAGTCACCGTTCAGGAACGAATACTGAATGATTTCAAGAGTAAATCCGGTGTTGGCGATGTCAGCGGGAAAGCTGATATTTTTCCGAATACACAAACGGAACTCTTGTCCGGTTCAGATGCTTACGATGTTTGGGAGACGATTGGCGAACGATTGCCTGCGATGACGTCAACCGGCACAATCCGACCTGTTCCTACAAGTAAGCTTTCTAATTGGGGAAATATCCGGGACACATTTACCAAAGTCGACCCGCGAATGGAGCCGCGAGCTCAAATCTCCGGCCAAATTTGGGCCGACGCAGATAAAACAGAACTGTGGATGGTCCCAACTGTCTATAATTATGACTCCATAGGGTATCGTCCGGATCTTGTGAGCGCCGAGGAAGCGAATACATGGACTGCGTTATTCGATCCTAAATTCAAAGGGAAAACCGGACTGAACGTTGATCCGTTGATTGCTTTCGGGCAAGCGATACTGGCCATGAATTCACTAGGTCTTCTGGAGGTTCCAAACCCAGGAAATCCAAATATCGAGGAAATAGACGAAGCTGCCAAATTCCTTATCGCTAAGAAAAAGGAAGGCCAGTTCCGAGCGCTTTGGGGCGATTTCGGCGAATTGGTCAATCTACTGGCCTCAGGCGAAATGATTTTGGCTGACGCGTGGCAACCAGCAGTAATGGCCGTTAAAGCTCAAGGTATTCCGTGCTCGTATGCCGTGCCAAAAGAAGGGTATCGAGGATGGGCAATCGGGATTTCGGCAATATCAAACTCACCGAATATTGATGCCGTTGAAGCTTATGCGGATTACTGGCTGTCCGGTCCCCCCGCCGTAACGGTATCGGAACAGGGGTATTACTCTCCGACAACAAATGTCAAAGAAGCGATGGACCCTGACAAATACGCATTCTGGTACGAGGGAAAGCCTTGGGTTGGTGCACCAGAACGCGGCATTAAGGATGGCGATTTACGTGATGGTGGTTCCCTAAAAGAACGCGCGTCTCATGTAAACTACTGGCATCAATGGCCCGACGAATATGACCATCTTATTTTGCGCTGGGACGAATTCCTAAGCGCCTAA